Below is a window of Fibrobacter sp. UWB10 DNA.
ACCGAAATCTTCTAGCTCTTTCCATATAGCATCAACTTTCTTTTTTCCTGCTTCCGTCGAAGAAACTAAACCTATATAGGTTGATTCAGGTAGACGGATTTTCTTTTCTGGAGTTAATTTAAAAAAGCCATGTCTTGCGAGTATTTCTTCCCTTTGATCCGTTGTTGAAGAATCTGAATCGGAATCAAGTGTAATAACCATCCTTACTTTTTCAGCCATAAATACTCCTTGTTGCTGAGTTTAGTTTATAGTCTAAAAATGTCTTTTTATTGATGAAAATCCAATAACTTTATTCAAAAAAACTTTGCTGTGTGACGTGTGTCACGCTAATTGAAAAATGAATACGGTTATAATACGCCCACGTTTCAGCGGTATACAAAAAAAATCGGACTGCAGGGCGGGGTGTGGGGTGAATAAGGGGGTGTTTTACCCTCGTTTGGGGTGATTGAGGCTGGAAAAGATTACTTCTTTATTATTTTTATGTTTAATTGGATCGCTTTTTGCGGTAGGAGTTGTTATTCTATGGATGCGGCTAAACTGGACCAATTGAAGGATGTCCTGAATCGGGTATGGGCCGAGGACACCTGTTATCCTGGTTCGTGGAATAAGAATATCCCATGCAAGGGACAATGTGAGCCGACGGCATGTGTCGTGCAGGATTTGTTTGGCGGTGATATTTACAAGATTGTCGGCGACGAGTCAATCGGTGCTAAGGGCGCGCATTTTTTCAATGTTATTGATGGCAAAATTGTTGACCTGACTGCCGCTCAGTTTGATGGTCCTGTTGCCTATGGAAAGGGCAATAAGGTGGAAGGACTTGCTCTTCGACAGCTGAGAACTCATAGCCGATTTAATCGAAAGCAACGCTATGAAAACCTGAAAAGAAAGATTGCTGCTATAATGGAATATCCTTTAAATGCTGAGGGGAAATAAAAGGCTGTTTATGACGAAACAAGAATATATCCAATCCTTGAAGAAAGAAGTTGAACAGTTTCATCCTTTTCTAAGGGACCGGCTTTTTGCGGCTATGCAAAAAGAGGCTGCTATTGATTCCTACGATTATACACATGGAAATAATGAGCAAGGTGCTGATTTTATAGTTATGACACGTAATAGTGTTACTAAGAGGGAATATGCTGTTGCTGTAATTGTTAAGTCCGGTTCTATCACAAACTCACTTGATGTTGTTGAACGACAAATTTCTCAATCGACAACAGACCGAAAAAATCAAAATGGTGAAGAGTTTTCTGTCCGTAGTTTTTGGGTAATTACAAATAATACCATCTCAAAGAATGCAAGAGATTATATAAATAAAAAATTCGATAACTTGAATATTGAATTTTGGGATTATCAAGAAGTAGTTAGATTAAGTGATTTGTATATGGGTGATGATTGGTTGGAACCGCATCATTCGACAAATACCTTCTTGCAGACGAAACGGCAGTATTTTGTGGATATGATGTCAAGGAATTCCCTTGCCCAAAATTTAGGAGAATTCTCTTTAAGACAAACTGTTGTTGAACGAAAGGCCGAATACAATAGCAACCAGCAGAAGAATGACCCGCCGAAGAAGGTAAATGTCTTGGAGTGCGCCAAAAAAAGGAAAATGATTCTGCTTGAGGGGGGATTTGGTTCTGGCAAAACTCGCATGCTCCATCAGATTGGCCTTGATTTGTGTGACCAAAAGAATGATGAACACCCGTTGATTCCGATTTATTTGACATATCAGGATTTATGCACCAAATATAGACTCGATGCAGACGAAGTTGTTCTCAATGAAATAGAAAAGAGTGTTCAGGATGAACTGCAAGATGATGGCCAGTACCTGTTCCTTATAGATGGTGTTGACGAAGCAAACTTTCCTGATCGTGAAAAAGCTGAAAAGTTATTCAAGTTTTATCAAAAAATAGAATCGAAAAATGCGAATGCGGTCCTGGCGACTAGAAACATAACGCCGCTATTTCAAAAAGAAGAAAGACTTAAGAGCGACTGTCGTGTATTGGAAATACGTCCTTTATCTACAACAGAAATAATCCGCTACATTTTGAATGTTTGCAAAAGAGAAAATCTTTCGAATAGGGTGTTCTCGGATTTAAGCAGTAATGATTTGCTTAAGGATATTGCGAAAATCCCCATTACGGCGATTCTACTTGCTCAGATATTAAAAAACGATGTGAAAGATTTGCCATCTACATTGCCCGAACTTTTCCAGAAATTTGTAGAGTTGTCTTTGGGAAGATGGGATGTCGAAAAGGGCTTGCTAGCCCAAAAACAGTATGAAGCTCTCGATGCTATTGCGACCGATATTGCGATATACATGTTCGACAACTCCCTTACGCAAATAGGCGAAGATGAGGCGAAAGGGTTCTTTGTAAAATATGTAAATGAGCGCAACAC
It encodes the following:
- a CDS encoding NACHT domain-containing protein, encoding MTKQEYIQSLKKEVEQFHPFLRDRLFAAMQKEAAIDSYDYTHGNNEQGADFIVMTRNSVTKREYAVAVIVKSGSITNSLDVVERQISQSTTDRKNQNGEEFSVRSFWVITNNTISKNARDYINKKFDNLNIEFWDYQEVVRLSDLYMGDDWLEPHHSTNTFLQTKRQYFVDMMSRNSLAQNLGEFSLRQTVVERKAEYNSNQQKNDPPKKVNVLECAKKRKMILLEGGFGSGKTRMLHQIGLDLCDQKNDEHPLIPIYLTYQDLCTKYRLDADEVVLNEIEKSVQDELQDDGQYLFLIDGVDEANFPDREKAEKLFKFYQKIESKNANAVLATRNITPLFQKEERLKSDCRVLEIRPLSTTEIIRYILNVCKRENLSNRVFSDLSSNDLLKDIAKIPITAILLAQILKNDVKDLPSTLPELFQKFVELSLGRWDVEKGLLAQKQYEALDAIATDIAIYMFDNSLTQIGEDEAKGFFVKYVNERNTGLVVELLYRHLVDNSGIVTVYDGCFSFKHRAILEFLYARRKALEKTLPINKQMLTLNWQNVYYFYYGCLKDCPDEIKAFKDLECSNTFEKMMKLFFAPNFLLAAYNTPYDVISETLSSAFNESGHIYLEMKKDADCPFLRFSEMNFLWFFQMLMRNLYSYNFFRDAIEKYLVDLDSNKITEPDAYTLFFISMIRVTLKIDKPTDFLFDMQNKLPAQIKLGLFHEVKSEKDLSEKATTYIKKMTNKLKKNGFADKGFLKTLYNEPLTVKAKKKV